The Streptomyces sp. NL15-2K genome contains a region encoding:
- a CDS encoding thioesterase family protein, whose translation MSDPVHPSAVHRSRVEWVDTDAAGIYHNTTVVRYAEAAEAALMRGHGIPGYFPVAPRVRYEVEFEASLRFGEEVTTRIELVRLGRSSMTFAFEVWREAADSGPHRRAARGSYVTVHVPDKEAGGSTPWPAAWRTALTAGASPEAAGRTQ comes from the coding sequence ATGAGCGACCCGGTCCACCCGTCCGCTGTCCATCGCTCCCGCGTGGAGTGGGTGGACACCGACGCCGCGGGGATCTACCACAACACCACCGTCGTGCGGTACGCCGAGGCGGCGGAGGCCGCGCTGATGCGCGGGCACGGCATCCCCGGCTACTTCCCGGTTGCGCCCAGAGTGCGCTACGAGGTGGAGTTCGAGGCGTCCCTCCGGTTCGGCGAGGAGGTAACGACCCGGATCGAGCTGGTCCGCCTCGGCCGGTCCTCGATGACCTTCGCCTTCGAGGTGTGGCGGGAGGCCGCCGACAGCGGGCCGCACCGACGTGCCGCCCGGGGCAGCTACGTCACCGTGCACGTCCCCGACAAAGAGGCGGGCGGCAGCACACCATGGCCGGCCGCCTGGCGCACGGCGCTGACAGCAGGGGCGTCCCCGGAGGCAGCCGGGCGAACACAGTAA
- a CDS encoding TetR/AcrR family transcriptional regulator: MTESPTHRPPALQERSRRSQQDILRAGYALLEEGGVDALTVAAVAERAGMAVGSVYRRFGDKEGLLLAIQHAFTENLEAEIRQRVSMERLRILRDPAVAVAEAVGAFTDAFQAHEALLRVFFLLGTRHEAVRTEGSQASVKGNRRFAEALAHVPVAHTDRAAALDFAYRLTYATIAHRITQGELMESDRPLPWHELRSHLQTAVVSYLLSPPQSP, from the coding sequence GTGACCGAGTCCCCGACCCACAGGCCCCCGGCCCTGCAAGAACGCAGCCGCCGATCGCAGCAGGACATCCTCCGAGCCGGGTACGCCCTGCTCGAAGAGGGCGGAGTCGACGCGCTGACCGTGGCCGCCGTGGCCGAACGGGCCGGAATGGCGGTGGGCAGCGTCTACCGCAGATTCGGTGACAAGGAAGGACTGCTGCTGGCCATCCAGCACGCCTTCACCGAGAACCTGGAAGCCGAGATCAGACAGCGCGTGTCGATGGAGCGACTGCGCATCCTGCGCGACCCGGCCGTGGCGGTCGCCGAAGCGGTCGGCGCGTTCACCGACGCGTTCCAGGCCCACGAGGCCCTGTTGCGCGTCTTCTTCCTGCTGGGCACCCGGCACGAGGCGGTGCGCACGGAAGGCTCACAGGCCAGCGTCAAGGGCAACCGCCGCTTCGCCGAGGCGCTGGCCCACGTCCCCGTCGCGCACACGGACCGCGCGGCCGCGCTGGACTTCGCCTACCGCCTGACGTACGCGACCATCGCCCACCGGATCACCCAGGGCGAGCTGATGGAGTCCGACCGTCCGCTGCCCTGGCATGAACTGCGCAGCCACCTCCAGACGGCTGTCGTCTCCTACCTCCTGAGCCCGCCTCAGAGCCCCTGA
- a CDS encoding FAD-dependent oxidoreductase, giving the protein MRRIVVVGGSIAALTAAQSLRAEGFDGQVTVLSDEAHRPYSRVPLSKGILAGREPVESALLPEPGDDIEFRTGARATRLDPRARVVTLADGTRVPYQGLVVATGARARRLDGGSGLVVRTLDDARVVASRLATARSAMVLGGGFLGMEVATTCRTLGLEVTVVDLVPPLLRLLGPWLSDLAVATARDHGIGVRVAPDGVTLLDEHTLRCGESVLTADVIVCAVGDVPNTSWLEDSGLPLAADGGLVADERCLVAPGIAAAGDVVSRHGRRTPHWTNAVEQGRAAAAALLHGEKARPYRPDPYFWTEQSGLDIKISGELPLTGAPEVLAGSVDDRSALLRWTHDDGTATAVAVNHRLPIVKLKRLGAGAPVAAPSGT; this is encoded by the coding sequence GTGAGGCGGATCGTCGTGGTCGGAGGCTCCATCGCCGCGCTGACGGCGGCGCAGAGCCTGCGCGCCGAGGGATTCGACGGCCAGGTCACCGTCCTGTCCGACGAGGCGCACCGGCCCTACTCACGTGTTCCCCTGTCCAAGGGCATCCTCGCCGGCCGTGAACCCGTGGAATCGGCCCTGCTCCCGGAACCGGGCGACGACATCGAGTTCCGTACCGGGGCACGGGCCACGCGACTCGACCCCCGTGCCCGGGTGGTGACGCTGGCCGACGGCACGCGGGTCCCCTACCAAGGACTCGTCGTCGCCACCGGTGCGCGGGCCCGCCGGCTCGACGGCGGCTCCGGCCTGGTCGTCCGCACCCTGGACGACGCCCGGGTCGTCGCCTCCCGGCTGGCCACCGCACGGAGCGCGATGGTGCTGGGCGGCGGCTTCCTCGGCATGGAGGTCGCCACGACCTGCCGCACGCTCGGTCTGGAGGTCACCGTCGTCGACCTCGTGCCGCCCCTGCTCCGGCTGCTCGGGCCGTGGCTGTCCGATCTCGCCGTCGCGACTGCCCGCGATCACGGCATCGGGGTCCGGGTCGCGCCGGACGGCGTCACCCTCCTCGATGAGCACACCCTGCGCTGCGGGGAGTCGGTCCTGACGGCCGACGTGATCGTCTGCGCGGTGGGAGACGTGCCGAACACCTCCTGGCTCGAGGACTCGGGCCTGCCCCTGGCAGCCGACGGCGGCCTCGTGGCGGACGAGCGATGCCTCGTCGCCCCCGGTATCGCCGCCGCCGGCGACGTCGTCTCCCGTCACGGCCGCCGGACGCCGCACTGGACCAACGCGGTCGAGCAGGGCCGGGCGGCCGCGGCCGCTCTGCTGCACGGAGAAAAGGCACGGCCCTATCGCCCCGACCCCTACTTCTGGACCGAACAGTCCGGTCTGGACATCAAGATCAGCGGCGAGCTGCCGCTGACCGGGGCGCCCGAGGTCCTGGCCGGCTCGGTGGACGACCGCAGCGCGCTGCTGCGGTGGACCCACGACGACGGCACGGCCACCGCCGTCGCCGTCAACCACCGGCTGCCCATCGTCAAACTCAAGCGCCTCGGCGCCGGAGCGCCCGTCGCGGCCCCGTCCGGTACATGA
- a CDS encoding cytochrome P450, with protein MPTTPATGNSPYDPLDLTAADPIAQLAEARRRCPVSQPRPGVFVVARHTDVTEALQRPDTLSSEDNFVLEAGTRTAALPATPITMLDPPDHTALRARLRRWFAPAKLRREEPRIRGIVSDALDQLRPGQPVEVWSTLGRAIPARTVYAFLGLPQQDWDRVQEWADVVNDHFPQVSLEMPEMAALAGYLGELVATRAAAAPTGTGVLDGLVHPQPDETPLEPVEIIMHCIQLILASTDTTGSLITNLLYQLLVDRDRWQGIVDDRTLIPRAIEESLRHDAPLQYVLRTATAESEFAGCPVPAGSRVVLSLQSANLDEDAWGADAATFSVDREPGQATLATFGYGIHTCLGAPLARLETRLLVEGLAERFPGMRLAPDYSWQPAPRAMVRRPARLDVVL; from the coding sequence ATGCCCACCACCCCGGCCACCGGCAACAGCCCGTACGACCCCCTGGACCTGACCGCAGCAGACCCCATCGCGCAACTCGCCGAGGCGCGCAGGCGCTGTCCGGTGTCCCAGCCACGGCCCGGCGTGTTCGTCGTCGCACGGCACACCGACGTGACGGAGGCCCTGCAGCGCCCGGACACCCTCTCCTCGGAGGACAACTTCGTCCTCGAGGCCGGTACCCGTACGGCGGCTCTGCCCGCCACGCCCATCACGATGCTGGATCCCCCCGACCACACCGCGCTGCGCGCCCGCCTCCGGCGCTGGTTCGCGCCCGCCAAGCTGCGCCGGGAGGAGCCGCGCATCCGCGGCATCGTGTCCGACGCCCTCGATCAGTTGCGCCCCGGGCAGCCGGTCGAAGTGTGGTCGACGCTCGGCCGCGCCATCCCCGCCCGTACCGTGTACGCCTTCCTGGGCCTTCCCCAGCAGGACTGGGACCGCGTCCAGGAATGGGCCGACGTCGTCAACGACCACTTCCCCCAGGTCTCGCTGGAGATGCCGGAGATGGCGGCCCTGGCCGGCTACCTCGGGGAACTGGTCGCCACCCGGGCTGCCGCCGCTCCCACGGGGACGGGCGTCCTCGACGGGCTGGTGCATCCGCAGCCCGACGAGACCCCGCTCGAACCGGTCGAGATCATCATGCACTGCATCCAGTTGATCCTCGCGTCCACCGACACCACCGGAAGCCTCATCACCAACCTGCTCTACCAGTTGCTCGTCGACCGGGATCGCTGGCAGGGGATCGTCGACGACCGCACGCTCATCCCGCGTGCGATCGAGGAGTCGCTCCGCCACGACGCGCCCCTGCAGTACGTGCTGCGCACCGCCACGGCGGAAAGCGAGTTCGCCGGCTGCCCGGTGCCGGCCGGAAGCCGGGTCGTGCTCAGCCTCCAGTCGGCGAACCTGGACGAGGACGCCTGGGGCGCCGACGCGGCCACGTTCTCGGTCGACCGCGAGCCGGGGCAGGCGACACTGGCGACGTTCGGGTACGGCATCCACACCTGCCTGGGCGCACCACTGGCCCGCCTGGAAACGCGTCTGCTGGTCGAGGGGCTGGCGGAACGCTTCCCGGGGATGCGTCTGGCCCCGGACTACTCCTGGCAGCCGGCACCACGTGCCATGGTCCGCCGCCCGGCCCGGCTCGACGTCGTGCTCTGA
- a CDS encoding alpha/beta fold hydrolase, whose translation MTNENPRTPVLSPLAAAQHRAMPFTRLVDCGMDHADARRLLADTTAGMRWQDSATTLAETQLERAGRAEAAGHRTTARQAYRFASAAFMFAQMAYQADTAEKRELYERHTAATMSAAALQSPHTPLMERVTVPHRAGTLGGWLCRPASGKVHATVIVWGGLSGWGAAYLPIAEAYTARGLACLLAEGPGQGESRLAHGLYVDERVTEGFARFVDLVEADQRLDGPIGIQGMSFGGLFAAHLAAADPRVAAVVVNGAPAAPTVPEFRTAREQLAAVVGTDDLGRVAEVMDGLRFDPAKHRIGCPLLLLHGGQDPLARYEDQQPFLQAADPTAATLRSWPDGEHTLYNHAVERDAFTADWFTDQLVLTTGSKNR comes from the coding sequence ATGACGAACGAGAACCCTCGGACGCCGGTGCTGTCACCGCTGGCCGCGGCCCAGCACCGGGCCATGCCCTTCACCCGGCTGGTCGACTGCGGCATGGACCACGCCGATGCCCGTCGGCTGCTCGCCGACACCACCGCGGGGATGCGGTGGCAGGACTCCGCCACGACCCTCGCGGAGACCCAGCTGGAGCGCGCCGGCCGCGCCGAGGCGGCCGGCCATCGGACCACGGCGCGCCAGGCGTACCGGTTCGCCTCCGCCGCGTTCATGTTCGCGCAGATGGCGTACCAGGCCGACACCGCGGAGAAGCGGGAACTGTACGAGCGCCACACCGCGGCGACCATGTCCGCCGCCGCCCTGCAGTCCCCGCACACGCCACTCATGGAACGGGTCACGGTCCCTCACCGCGCCGGCACCCTGGGCGGCTGGCTGTGCCGACCCGCCTCCGGCAAGGTCCACGCCACCGTCATCGTGTGGGGTGGGCTCAGCGGCTGGGGAGCGGCCTACCTGCCGATCGCCGAGGCATACACGGCACGGGGCCTGGCCTGCCTGCTCGCGGAAGGTCCCGGCCAGGGCGAATCCCGGCTGGCCCACGGGCTGTACGTCGATGAGCGCGTGACCGAGGGCTTCGCCCGCTTCGTCGACCTGGTCGAGGCCGATCAGCGTCTCGACGGCCCCATCGGAATCCAGGGCATGAGCTTCGGCGGCCTGTTCGCGGCCCACCTTGCCGCCGCCGACCCGCGCGTCGCCGCTGTCGTGGTGAACGGCGCCCCTGCTGCTCCGACAGTCCCCGAATTCCGCACCGCCCGCGAGCAGTTGGCCGCCGTGGTCGGCACCGACGACCTGGGGCGTGTCGCCGAGGTCATGGACGGCCTGCGCTTCGACCCGGCCAAGCACCGGATCGGCTGCCCACTGCTCCTGCTGCACGGCGGCCAGGACCCCCTCGCCCGCTACGAGGACCAGCAACCCTTCCTGCAAGCCGCCGACCCCACCGCGGCGACCCTCCGCAGCTGGCCCGACGGCGAGCACACCCTCTACAACCACGCCGTCGAACGCGACGCGTTCACCGCCGACTGGTTCACCGACCAGCTCGTCCTCACCACCGGCAGTAAGAACCGCTAG
- a CDS encoding PaaX family transcriptional regulator C-terminal domain-containing protein encodes MTTSDLLDDDPAQAAPPRSLIVTVYGLYAREVGGWIGVSTLIRLLAELGVDAQAVRSSIHRLKRREILVSERRDGRAGYALSPYARSVLETGDRRIFERHTAPDDGWVIAVFSVPESERQHRHQLRSRLAWLGFGTVSSGVWIAPAHALDDTRDHLLRHGLDQYVNLFRGDYVAFGNPAEQVSRWWDLEALQGLYDEFVAKFTPMVTRLAEAEKNTTSPRDAFVDYVHVLTAWRRFPYLDPGLPGTLLPATWSGTTAADLFFELRRALEEPAHEFARGLLADT; translated from the coding sequence GTGACTACGAGCGACCTCCTCGACGACGACCCGGCTCAGGCGGCACCACCGCGATCCCTGATCGTGACGGTCTACGGCCTCTACGCGCGCGAGGTCGGCGGCTGGATCGGTGTGAGCACCCTGATACGGCTGCTCGCCGAACTCGGCGTCGACGCCCAGGCGGTCCGCTCGTCCATCCACCGGCTCAAGCGCCGCGAGATCCTGGTGTCGGAGCGGCGGGACGGCAGGGCGGGCTACGCACTCTCGCCGTATGCCCGCTCCGTCCTGGAAACCGGCGACCGCCGCATCTTCGAGCGCCACACCGCCCCCGACGACGGCTGGGTCATCGCCGTCTTCTCGGTGCCGGAGAGCGAGCGGCAGCATCGCCACCAGCTCCGGTCACGGCTGGCATGGCTGGGCTTCGGCACGGTCTCGTCGGGGGTGTGGATCGCTCCGGCCCACGCGCTCGACGACACCCGCGACCACCTGCTCCGACACGGCCTGGACCAGTACGTCAACCTCTTCCGCGGCGACTACGTGGCCTTCGGAAACCCCGCCGAACAGGTCAGTCGCTGGTGGGACCTGGAAGCGCTTCAGGGACTCTACGACGAGTTCGTCGCCAAGTTCACGCCGATGGTGACACGCCTGGCCGAGGCCGAGAAGAACACGACGTCGCCCCGGGACGCGTTCGTCGACTACGTCCACGTCCTGACGGCCTGGCGACGCTTCCCCTACCTCGACCCCGGGCTGCCCGGCACCCTCCTCCCTGCCACGTGGTCCGGCACGACGGCGGCGGACCTCTTCTTCGAACTCCGGCGCGCTCTGGAGGAGCCGGCGCACGAGTTCGCACGGGGCCTGCTGGCCGACACCTAG
- a CDS encoding ferredoxin, with translation MTRILVDFDRCEGHGLCEQTAPEVFRLDDEGELHLTRDKVGPEHESSVAAAVRVCPVAALKVQP, from the coding sequence ATGACCCGGATCCTGGTCGACTTCGACCGCTGTGAGGGACACGGCCTGTGCGAGCAGACCGCGCCCGAGGTGTTCCGCCTCGACGACGAGGGTGAACTGCACCTGACCCGCGACAAGGTCGGTCCGGAGCACGAGAGTTCCGTCGCGGCCGCCGTGCGGGTGTGCCCTGTCGCGGCTCTGAAGGTCCAGCCGTGA
- a CDS encoding NAD(P)-dependent alcohol dehydrogenase → MTHDVQAAVVMEKDGPFTIRDITLAPPRPGEVLVRNNSVGVCHTDIIMREQFFPVTFPAVFGHEGAGVVEAVGEGVRSVAPGDHVILGFNFCGSCDNCLRGKPAYCLDYYGWNFSGRRVEDGTSAISMDGREISGHFFGQSSFATHSVCPERSLVKVPQDVPLHLLGPLGCGIQTGAGAVLNSLEVEAGSSIVVFGTGGVGLSAIMAAVVAGATTVIGVDTRPERLELARELGATHTIDASSQDVAARIASLTGHGAHYSVETTGSPQVLPLAVDCLRVTGVCGTIGASPMGTTAAITMNNLIFGRTIRGICEGDSVPGVFIPRLIELFRQGRFPMDRMMRTYPFDDIEKACADASEGRTIKPVIVFD, encoded by the coding sequence ATGACACATGACGTCCAAGCGGCAGTCGTGATGGAGAAGGACGGACCGTTCACCATCCGCGACATCACGCTCGCCCCTCCCCGGCCGGGAGAGGTACTGGTCCGCAACAACTCCGTCGGCGTGTGCCACACCGACATCATCATGCGAGAGCAGTTCTTCCCCGTGACCTTCCCGGCGGTGTTCGGGCACGAGGGCGCGGGAGTCGTCGAAGCAGTCGGCGAGGGCGTCCGCTCGGTGGCGCCCGGCGACCACGTCATCCTCGGCTTCAACTTCTGCGGTAGTTGTGACAACTGCCTGCGCGGCAAGCCGGCCTACTGTCTCGACTACTACGGCTGGAACTTCTCCGGCCGCCGCGTCGAGGACGGCACCAGTGCGATCAGCATGGATGGCCGGGAGATCTCCGGGCACTTCTTCGGGCAGTCATCTTTCGCGACGCATTCCGTGTGCCCCGAGCGCAGCCTGGTCAAGGTTCCCCAGGACGTGCCTCTGCATCTCCTCGGGCCGCTGGGCTGCGGCATACAGACCGGAGCGGGTGCGGTGCTCAACTCGCTCGAGGTCGAGGCGGGAAGCAGCATCGTGGTGTTCGGAACCGGCGGAGTCGGCCTCAGCGCCATCATGGCCGCCGTGGTCGCGGGTGCCACCACCGTCATCGGCGTCGACACACGGCCCGAGCGGCTGGAGCTGGCACGTGAGCTGGGGGCGACGCACACCATCGACGCGAGCAGCCAGGACGTCGCCGCGCGCATCGCGTCCCTGACCGGTCACGGGGCCCACTACAGCGTCGAGACGACCGGCAGTCCCCAGGTGCTGCCGCTGGCGGTCGACTGCCTGCGAGTGACCGGTGTGTGCGGCACCATCGGGGCCTCGCCCATGGGTACGACCGCGGCGATCACGATGAACAACCTGATCTTCGGGCGCACGATCCGCGGAATCTGCGAGGGGGACAGCGTGCCGGGAGTGTTCATCCCGCGGCTCATCGAGCTGTTCCGCCAAGGTCGATTCCCCATGGACAGGATGATGCGGACGTACCCGTTCGACGACATCGAGAAGGCGTGCGCGGACGCGAGCGAGGGCCGCACCATCAAGCCGGTCATCGTGTTCGACTGA
- a CDS encoding cytochrome P450 produces the protein MQATLPVPTSGIDLFADDVLHDPYPALRELRDAGPAVRLTGYDAWVLPRYEHVRAALADHERFSSAYGVGYEDQFNALMKGTVLACDPPDHTRLRAVLSEKLAPKALAKMRTRILELGDELVATAVAKGGFDAVTDLAAVFPVTVVADLIGLTEEAREPLLSFADAAFNTFGPFNARTQASLPFVSQMFEYLNTVMVPDNLHPDGWAAAIHQAADRGDIEAASVIPLLSAYVIASMDTTINGLGNTILLFAQHPQAYQEVRSDPSLIGPAFEESLRLESPAQGFFRRTTQPVDIEGITIPADSKVLMSYASANRDERKWERPEEFLVRRNPVDHVALGYGVHGCAGQGLARIEANAVLGALVRRVSSIDLVGEPVRKLNNVIRGLASLPVTVRTEEQ, from the coding sequence ATGCAAGCGACATTGCCTGTGCCCACGTCCGGCATCGATCTGTTCGCCGACGACGTGCTCCACGATCCGTATCCCGCCCTGCGCGAACTGCGCGACGCCGGCCCCGCCGTGCGGCTGACCGGATACGACGCCTGGGTCCTTCCGCGCTACGAACACGTGCGGGCCGCCCTGGCCGATCACGAACGGTTCTCCTCCGCGTACGGCGTGGGCTACGAGGACCAGTTCAATGCCCTGATGAAAGGCACCGTGCTGGCCTGCGACCCACCGGATCACACCCGGCTGCGGGCGGTGCTCTCCGAGAAACTCGCGCCCAAGGCCCTGGCGAAGATGCGCACCCGCATCTTGGAGCTCGGGGACGAGCTGGTCGCCACCGCCGTGGCCAAGGGCGGCTTCGACGCCGTCACGGACCTGGCCGCGGTGTTCCCCGTGACGGTCGTGGCCGACCTGATCGGGCTGACCGAGGAGGCGCGCGAACCGCTGCTGTCCTTCGCGGACGCCGCGTTCAACACCTTCGGACCGTTCAACGCCCGCACGCAGGCCTCCCTCCCCTTCGTCAGCCAGATGTTCGAGTACCTCAACACCGTGATGGTGCCGGACAACCTCCACCCGGACGGCTGGGCCGCCGCCATCCACCAGGCCGCGGACCGGGGAGACATCGAGGCGGCGTCCGTGATCCCGCTGCTGTCCGCCTACGTGATCGCCAGCATGGACACCACGATCAACGGCCTCGGCAACACGATCCTGCTCTTCGCTCAGCATCCACAGGCCTACCAGGAGGTGCGCTCCGATCCGTCCCTGATCGGCCCGGCCTTCGAGGAGTCCCTGCGCCTGGAATCCCCCGCCCAGGGCTTCTTCCGGCGCACCACCCAGCCGGTGGACATCGAGGGCATCACCATTCCGGCCGACAGCAAGGTCCTGATGTCCTACGCCTCCGCCAACCGCGACGAACGCAAGTGGGAGCGGCCCGAGGAGTTCCTCGTCCGGCGCAACCCGGTCGACCACGTCGCCCTCGGCTACGGCGTCCACGGCTGCGCCGGCCAGGGCCTGGCCCGCATCGAGGCGAACGCGGTCCTCGGCGCGCTGGTACGGCGTGTGTCGTCGATCGACCTCGTCGGCGAGCCGGTCCGCAAGCTCAACAACGTGATCCGGGGGCTTGCTTCGCTCCCCGTCACGGTACGCACGGAAGAGCAGTGA
- a CDS encoding AraC family transcriptional regulator — protein sequence MFITSAVSTSDLDEARQRLGDIYCPHRIAPGPRSDASEFFCRQTGHGWPGLAAFDLQYGGREVVVDPVPFDDFVLVTRPLRGRFGVTAQGSGEGRGAETSSHAIVTDPYGWHQLRWRDDCRVINLVFERWTVEKIAAEVWGQDEPCPVRFELGPPRRGGAAIRWESVSRMLWSELRVGKASPDGASLTDSPLLRDALVRLGVSALLEAYPHSLQRVRDNAGADTAAPTAVRRANAFIELNADRDIGLAEVAEAARLSVRGLQAAYHRHDLGSPMRQLKEARLRRARTELRTANPGTTTVSAVAGRWGFTNVGRFAADYRRMFGTTPGRDLAGE from the coding sequence ATGTTCATCACCTCGGCGGTGTCTACGTCCGATCTCGACGAAGCCCGTCAGCGCTTGGGCGACATCTACTGCCCGCACCGGATCGCACCGGGCCCGAGGTCGGACGCGAGCGAGTTCTTCTGCCGCCAGACCGGACACGGATGGCCCGGGCTGGCCGCCTTCGACCTGCAGTACGGGGGGCGAGAGGTCGTCGTCGATCCCGTGCCCTTCGACGACTTCGTCCTGGTCACGCGCCCGCTGCGGGGCCGGTTCGGCGTCACCGCCCAGGGGAGCGGCGAGGGCCGGGGAGCGGAGACGTCCTCCCATGCGATCGTCACGGACCCCTATGGCTGGCACCAGCTGCGCTGGCGCGACGACTGCCGTGTGATCAACCTCGTGTTCGAGCGCTGGACGGTTGAGAAGATCGCCGCCGAGGTATGGGGGCAGGACGAACCGTGTCCCGTGCGGTTCGAACTCGGCCCGCCGCGCCGAGGAGGGGCGGCGATCCGCTGGGAGTCCGTCTCCCGCATGCTGTGGTCGGAGCTGAGAGTCGGCAAGGCAAGCCCCGACGGCGCGAGTCTCACCGACAGCCCGCTGCTCAGGGATGCTCTCGTCCGGCTCGGTGTCTCCGCGCTCCTGGAGGCCTACCCGCATTCGCTGCAGCGCGTGCGGGACAACGCCGGGGCGGATACGGCCGCGCCGACCGCGGTACGCCGGGCCAACGCCTTCATCGAGCTGAACGCCGACCGGGACATAGGACTGGCCGAGGTTGCCGAGGCGGCTCGACTGAGCGTGCGCGGTCTGCAGGCCGCCTATCACCGACACGACCTCGGCTCCCCGATGCGGCAGCTCAAGGAAGCGCGTCTACGGCGCGCCCGCACCGAGTTGCGTACGGCGAATCCCGGGACCACCACGGTGAGCGCGGTCGCCGGCCGATGGGGCTTCACCAATGTGGGGCGCTTCGCTGCCGACTATCGCCGGATGTTCGGGACCACGCCCGGCCGGGACCTCGCGGGGGAGTGA
- a CDS encoding bifunctional 3-(3-hydroxy-phenyl)propionate/3-hydroxycinnamic acid hydroxylase: MAPIYDIAVVGYGPTGLTAASLLGRLGHRVVVCERWPGLYGLPRLTHIDDEAARTVQAAADVDEALRDSSTCHYLWVNGKGDTLVNIPANPDGLMGYPDHLSMYQPDVESAIDKRLRGYGTVDVRQGWAVTGIEQDDEGVALRLRGWNAEATTADGPHDEVRARYVIAADGSRSGVRELLGVERQDLGFNERWVNVDTEWLRPQPPEFAYGTQYCDPARGHMTINIGHTRQRFEFALLPGETSQDMTTPEAAWRLLRQYHDLGPDDLRITRQLVYAFEARIASRWRTGRVFLAGDAAHTMPPYLGQGACSGLRDAANLAWKLHAVLGGQAPDTLLDTYESERRPHVTALTHAAIALGKVANTHDVEAAAARDAAFFAGKVPPPPPFPPLDNGVLRAGTSAPVGTLTPQGRIRLADGRTGRLDDLTGFGFVLVAAEDPTAALGPERLALLQRLGCAVIALDTVEDLDGRHSAYLRELGAAAYLARPDFVLFGTAADSTDLGALVDDLASALTAGVEAAA, translated from the coding sequence ATGGCCCCTATCTATGACATCGCCGTCGTCGGCTACGGACCGACCGGCCTGACCGCCGCATCTCTGCTGGGCCGGCTCGGCCACCGCGTGGTGGTGTGCGAGCGGTGGCCCGGCCTGTACGGGCTGCCCCGGCTCACCCACATCGACGACGAGGCCGCCCGGACCGTCCAGGCGGCGGCCGATGTCGACGAGGCGCTGCGCGACTCGTCGACGTGCCATTACCTGTGGGTCAACGGCAAGGGCGACACGCTCGTGAACATCCCCGCCAACCCTGACGGCTTGATGGGCTATCCGGACCACCTCTCCATGTACCAGCCGGACGTGGAGAGCGCGATCGACAAACGACTGCGCGGCTACGGCACCGTCGACGTCCGCCAGGGATGGGCCGTTACCGGCATCGAGCAGGACGACGAGGGCGTCGCCCTGCGGCTGCGCGGCTGGAATGCCGAGGCGACGACGGCGGACGGCCCGCACGACGAGGTCCGGGCCCGCTACGTGATCGCCGCCGACGGCAGCCGCAGCGGTGTACGCGAGCTGCTCGGAGTCGAGCGCCAGGACCTGGGCTTCAACGAGCGGTGGGTCAACGTCGACACCGAGTGGCTGCGCCCGCAGCCGCCGGAGTTCGCCTACGGCACGCAGTACTGCGACCCGGCGCGCGGTCACATGACCATCAACATCGGCCACACCCGACAGCGCTTCGAGTTCGCCCTGCTCCCGGGGGAGACCAGTCAGGACATGACCACCCCGGAGGCCGCCTGGCGGCTGCTGCGCCAGTACCACGACCTCGGCCCCGACGACCTGCGCATCACCCGCCAGCTGGTGTACGCGTTCGAGGCCCGCATCGCGAGCCGCTGGCGGACCGGCAGGGTCTTCCTGGCCGGCGACGCCGCCCACACCATGCCGCCCTACCTCGGTCAGGGTGCGTGCAGCGGCCTGCGCGACGCCGCCAACCTCGCCTGGAAGCTGCACGCCGTCCTCGGCGGCCAGGCACCGGACACGCTGCTGGACACCTACGAAAGCGAGCGCCGCCCGCACGTCACCGCCCTCACCCACGCGGCGATCGCCCTCGGCAAGGTCGCCAACACCCACGACGTCGAAGCCGCGGCGGCCCGGGACGCGGCCTTCTTCGCGGGCAAGGTGCCCCCACCGCCGCCGTTCCCGCCGCTGGACAACGGCGTGCTGCGGGCGGGCACGAGCGCACCGGTCGGCACCCTCACCCCGCAGGGGCGGATCCGTCTGGCCGACGGGCGCACCGGACGGCTCGACGACCTGACCGGGTTCGGCTTCGTCCTGGTCGCCGCCGAGGACCCCACCGCCGCCCTCGGCCCGGAGCGGCTCGCCCTGCTTCAGCGCCTGGGCTGCGCCGTGATCGCCCTGGACACCGTCGAGGACCTCGACGGCCGGCACAGCGCGTACCTCCGGGAACTCGGCGCGGCGGCCTACCTGGCGCGCCCCGACTTCGTCCTCTTCGGCACGGCAGCCGACAGCACGGACCTCGGCGCACTGGTCGACGACCTCGCCTCCGCGCTGACCGCGGGCGTCGAGGCAGCGGCATGA